The Balaenoptera acutorostrata chromosome 10, mBalAcu1.1, whole genome shotgun sequence genome has a window encoding:
- the ZBTB47 gene encoding zinc finger and BTB domain-containing protein 47 isoform X5 yields MLLVEKTTDSPAAEFSLVEDVALHFACLMGRLNEQRLFQPDLCDVDLVLVPQRSVFPAHKGVLAAYSQFFHSLFTQNKQLQRVELSLEALAPGGLQQILNFIYTSKLLVNAANVHEVLSAASLLQMADIAASCQELLDARSLGPPGPGTVALAQPAASCTPAAPPYYCDIKQEADAPGLPKIYAREGPDPYSVRVEDGAGATGGTVPATIGPAQPFFKEEEKEGGVEEASRPPASLCKLEGGEELEEDLGGSGTYGHREQSQIIVEVNLNNQTLHVSTGPEGKPGAATGPATMVLGGEEGLQRHSEEEEADEEEEEEEEEEEEGGGSGGEEEEEEEEEEGGSQGEEDEEEEEEGHSEPDQEEEQEEGHSEPDQESSEEEEEGEEEEEDGGAGGRQGPGGRGSGADPPPHSRMATRSARHRGLPEPEEAGRQGGKRPKPPAGVAPAPARGPQAADGLGAKVKLEEKQHHPCQKCPRVFNNRWYLEKHMNVTHSRMQICDQCGKRFLLESELLLHRQTDCERNIQCVTCGKAFKKLWSLHEHNKIVHGYAEKKFSCEICEKKFYTMAHVRKHMVELQRAFPVQVPAAVTHEHPHRPQAVHVPVVWQGLQHEAVL; encoded by the exons ATG TTGCTGGTTGAGAAGACGACGGACTCACCGGCGGCCGAGTTCTCGCTGGTGGAGGACGTGGCACTGCACTTCGCCTGCTTGATGGGCCGCCTGAACGAGCAGCGCCTCTTCCAGCCTGACCTGTGTGACGTGGACCTGGTGCTGGTACCCCAGCGCAGCGTCTTCCCGGCCCACAAGGGCGTGCTGGCCGCCTACAGCCAGTTCTTCCACTCGCTCTTCACCCAGAACAAGCAGCTGCAGCGCGTGGAGCTGTCCCTGGAGGCGCTGGCGCCCGGCGGCCTGCAGCAGATCCTCAACTTCATCTACACGTCCAAGCTGCTGGTCAACGCGGCCAACGTCCACGAGGTGCTCAGCGCCGCCTCGCTGCTGCAGATGGCCGACATCGCCGCATCCTGCCAGGAGCTGCTGGACGCCCGCTCCCTCGGCCCCCCGGGCCCTGGCACCGTGGCCCTTGCCCAGCCGGCCGCCAGCTGCACCCCGGCCGCACCGCCCTACTACTGTGACATCAAGCAGGAGGCTGACGCCCCGGGCCTGCCCAAGATCTACGCCCGTGAGGGCCCTGACCCCTACTCGGTGCGCGTTGAGGACGGGGCTGGGGCCACAGGTGGCACGGTGCCTGCCACCATCGGGCCGGCTCAGCCCTTCttcaaggaggaggagaaggagggtggCGTCGAGGAGGCCAGCCGGCCCCCGGCCAGCTTGTGCAagctggagggtggggaggagctggaggaggatcTTGGGGGTTCCGGCACCTACGGTCACCGGGAGCAGTCCCAGATCATCGTGGAGGTGAACCTCAACAACCAGACGCTGCACGTGTCCACAGGGCCCGAGGGGAAGCCGGGCGCTGCCACAGGCCCGGCCACCATGGTGCTGGGCGGGGAGGAAGGGCTGCAGAGACactcggaggaggaggaggccgatgaggaggaggaggaggaagaggaggaggaagaggagggcggtggcagtggaggggaggaggaggaggaggaggaggaggaggagggcggcagccagggagaagaggacgaggaggaggaggaggaggggcacagCGAGCCAgaccaggaggaggagcaggaggaagggcaCAGCGAGCCGGACCAGGAGAgctcggaggaggaggaggagggggaggaggaggaggaggacgggggTGCGGGGGGCAGGCAGGGCCCGGGGGGCCGCGGTAGCGGGGCAGACCCCCCTCCCCACAGTCGCATGGCAACGCGGTCCGCCCGGCACCGGGGCCTCCCTGAGCCTGAGGAGGCTGGGCGGCAGGGTGGGAAGCGGCCAAAGCCACCTGCAGGAGTGGCTCCTGCCCCAGCCCGAGGGCCACAGGCAGCTGACGGTCTGGGGGCCAAGGTGAAGCTGGAGGAGAAGCAGCACCATCCGTGCCAGAAGTGCCCGCGTGTTTTCAACAACCGCTGGTACCTGGAGAAGCACATGAACGTGACCCACAGCCGCATGCAGATCTGCGACCAGTGCGGCAAGCGCTTCCTGCTAGAGAGCGAGCTGCTGCTGCACCGGCAGACAGACTGCGAGCGCAACATCCAG TGTGTGACGTGTGGCAAAGCTTTTAAGAAGCTCTGGTCCCTCCACGAGCACAATAAGATTGTGCACGGCTACGCAGAAAAGAAGTTCTCCTGTGAGATTTGTGAGAAGAAGTTCTACACCATGGCTCACGTGCGCAAGCACATGGTCG AACTGCAACGAGCGTTTCCAGTACAAGTACCAGCTGCGGTCACACATGAGCATCCACATCGGCCACAAGCAGTTCATGTGCCAGTGGTGTGGCAAGGACTTCAACATGAAGCAGTACTTTGA
- the ZBTB47 gene encoding zinc finger and BTB domain-containing protein 47 isoform X1, giving the protein MLLVEKTTDSPAAEFSLVEDVALHFACLMGRLNEQRLFQPDLCDVDLVLVPQRSVFPAHKGVLAAYSQFFHSLFTQNKQLQRVELSLEALAPGGLQQILNFIYTSKLLVNAANVHEVLSAASLLQMADIAASCQELLDARSLGPPGPGTVALAQPAASCTPAAPPYYCDIKQEADAPGLPKIYAREGPDPYSVRVEDGAGATGGTVPATIGPAQPFFKEEEKEGGVEEASRPPASLCKLEGGEELEEDLGGSGTYGHREQSQIIVEVNLNNQTLHVSTGPEGKPGAATGPATMVLGGEEGLQRHSEEEEADEEEEEEEEEEEEGGGSGGEEEEEEEEEEGGSQGEEDEEEEEEGHSEPDQEEEQEEGHSEPDQESSEEEEEGEEEEEDGGAGGRQGPGGRGSGADPPPHSRMATRSARHRGLPEPEEAGRQGGKRPKPPAGVAPAPARGPQAADGLGAKVKLEEKQHHPCQKCPRVFNNRWYLEKHMNVTHSRMQICDQCGKRFLLESELLLHRQTDCERNIQCVTCGKAFKKLWSLHEHNKIVHGYAEKKFSCEICEKKFYTMAHVRKHMVAHTKDMPFTCETCGKSFKRSMSLKVHSLQHSGEKPFRCENCNERFQYKYQLRSHMSIHIGHKQFMCQWCGKDFNMKQYFDEHMKTHTGEKPYICEICGKSFTSRPNMKRHRRTHTGEKPYPCDVCGQRFRFSNMLKAHKEKCFRVSHPLAGGDSAPAAPGLPPAPLQALPLLPGLPQTLPPPPPLFPTAASPGGRLNTNN; this is encoded by the exons ATG TTGCTGGTTGAGAAGACGACGGACTCACCGGCGGCCGAGTTCTCGCTGGTGGAGGACGTGGCACTGCACTTCGCCTGCTTGATGGGCCGCCTGAACGAGCAGCGCCTCTTCCAGCCTGACCTGTGTGACGTGGACCTGGTGCTGGTACCCCAGCGCAGCGTCTTCCCGGCCCACAAGGGCGTGCTGGCCGCCTACAGCCAGTTCTTCCACTCGCTCTTCACCCAGAACAAGCAGCTGCAGCGCGTGGAGCTGTCCCTGGAGGCGCTGGCGCCCGGCGGCCTGCAGCAGATCCTCAACTTCATCTACACGTCCAAGCTGCTGGTCAACGCGGCCAACGTCCACGAGGTGCTCAGCGCCGCCTCGCTGCTGCAGATGGCCGACATCGCCGCATCCTGCCAGGAGCTGCTGGACGCCCGCTCCCTCGGCCCCCCGGGCCCTGGCACCGTGGCCCTTGCCCAGCCGGCCGCCAGCTGCACCCCGGCCGCACCGCCCTACTACTGTGACATCAAGCAGGAGGCTGACGCCCCGGGCCTGCCCAAGATCTACGCCCGTGAGGGCCCTGACCCCTACTCGGTGCGCGTTGAGGACGGGGCTGGGGCCACAGGTGGCACGGTGCCTGCCACCATCGGGCCGGCTCAGCCCTTCttcaaggaggaggagaaggagggtggCGTCGAGGAGGCCAGCCGGCCCCCGGCCAGCTTGTGCAagctggagggtggggaggagctggaggaggatcTTGGGGGTTCCGGCACCTACGGTCACCGGGAGCAGTCCCAGATCATCGTGGAGGTGAACCTCAACAACCAGACGCTGCACGTGTCCACAGGGCCCGAGGGGAAGCCGGGCGCTGCCACAGGCCCGGCCACCATGGTGCTGGGCGGGGAGGAAGGGCTGCAGAGACactcggaggaggaggaggccgatgaggaggaggaggaggaagaggaggaggaagaggagggcggtggcagtggaggggaggaggaggaggaggaggaggaggaggagggcggcagccagggagaagaggacgaggaggaggaggaggaggggcacagCGAGCCAgaccaggaggaggagcaggaggaagggcaCAGCGAGCCGGACCAGGAGAgctcggaggaggaggaggagggggaggaggaggaggaggacgggggTGCGGGGGGCAGGCAGGGCCCGGGGGGCCGCGGTAGCGGGGCAGACCCCCCTCCCCACAGTCGCATGGCAACGCGGTCCGCCCGGCACCGGGGCCTCCCTGAGCCTGAGGAGGCTGGGCGGCAGGGTGGGAAGCGGCCAAAGCCACCTGCAGGAGTGGCTCCTGCCCCAGCCCGAGGGCCACAGGCAGCTGACGGTCTGGGGGCCAAGGTGAAGCTGGAGGAGAAGCAGCACCATCCGTGCCAGAAGTGCCCGCGTGTTTTCAACAACCGCTGGTACCTGGAGAAGCACATGAACGTGACCCACAGCCGCATGCAGATCTGCGACCAGTGCGGCAAGCGCTTCCTGCTAGAGAGCGAGCTGCTGCTGCACCGGCAGACAGACTGCGAGCGCAACATCCAG TGTGTGACGTGTGGCAAAGCTTTTAAGAAGCTCTGGTCCCTCCACGAGCACAATAAGATTGTGCACGGCTACGCAGAAAAGAAGTTCTCCTGTGAGATTTGTGAGAAGAAGTTCTACACCATGGCTCACGTGCGCAAGCACATGGTCG CCCACACCAAGGACATGCCCTTCACCTGCGAGACCTGTGGGAAGTCCTTCAAACGCAGCATGTCTCTCAAGGTGCACTCACTGCAGCACTCCGGGGAGAAGCCGTTCAGATGCGAG AACTGCAACGAGCGTTTCCAGTACAAGTACCAGCTGCGGTCACACATGAGCATCCACATCGGCCACAAGCAGTTCATGTGCCAGTGGTGTGGCAAGGACTTCAACATGAAGCAGTACTTTGATGAGCACATGAAGACCCACACAG GGGAGAAGCCGTACATCTGCGAGATCTGCGGCAAGAGCTTCACCAGCCGGCCCAACATGAAGCGGCACCGGCGCACGCACACCGGCGAGAAGCCCTACCCCTGCGACGTGTGCGGCCAGCGCTTCCGCTTCTCCAACATGCTCAAGGCGCACAAGGAGAAGTGCTTCCGCGTCAGCCACCCCCTGGCCGGCGGCGACAGCGCCCCCGCAGCCCCGggcctgccccccgccccgctCCAGGCCCTCCCCCTGCTGCCCGGGCTGCCCCAGACCCTGCCTCCCCCGCCGCCGCTCTTCCCCACCGCTGCCAGCCCCGGCGGGAGGCTGAACACCAACAACTAA
- the ZBTB47 gene encoding zinc finger and BTB domain-containing protein 47 isoform X4 → MLLVEKTTDSPAAEFSLVEDVALHFACLMGRLNEQRLFQPDLCDVDLVLVPQRSVFPAHKGVLAAYSQFFHSLFTQNKQLQRVELSLEALAPGGLQQILNFIYTSKLLVNAANVHEVLSAASLLQMADIAASCQELLDARSLGPPGPGTVALAQPAASCTPAAPPYYCDIKQEADAPGLPKIYAREGPDPYSVRVEDGAGATGGTVPATIGPAQPFFKEEEKEGGVEEASRPPASLCKLEGGEELEEDLGGSGTYGHREQSQIIVEVNLNNQTLHVSTGPEGKPGAATGPATMVLGGEEGLQRHSEEEEADEEEEEEEEEEEEGGGSGGEEEEEEEEEEGGSQGEEDEEEEEEGHSEPDQEEEQEEGHSEPDQESSEEEEEGEEEEEDGGAGGRQGPGGRGSGADPPPHSRMATRSARHRGLPEPEEAGRQGGKRPKPPAGVAPAPARGPQAADGLGAKVKLEEKQHHPCQKCPRVFNNRWYLEKHMNVTHSRMQICDQCGKRFLLESELLLHRQTDCERNIQCVTCGKAFKKLWSLHEHNKIVHGYAEKKFSCEICEKKFYTMAHVRKHMVGALTAALRGEAVQMRELQRAFPVQVPAAVTHEHPHRPQAVHVPVVWQGLQHEAVL, encoded by the exons ATG TTGCTGGTTGAGAAGACGACGGACTCACCGGCGGCCGAGTTCTCGCTGGTGGAGGACGTGGCACTGCACTTCGCCTGCTTGATGGGCCGCCTGAACGAGCAGCGCCTCTTCCAGCCTGACCTGTGTGACGTGGACCTGGTGCTGGTACCCCAGCGCAGCGTCTTCCCGGCCCACAAGGGCGTGCTGGCCGCCTACAGCCAGTTCTTCCACTCGCTCTTCACCCAGAACAAGCAGCTGCAGCGCGTGGAGCTGTCCCTGGAGGCGCTGGCGCCCGGCGGCCTGCAGCAGATCCTCAACTTCATCTACACGTCCAAGCTGCTGGTCAACGCGGCCAACGTCCACGAGGTGCTCAGCGCCGCCTCGCTGCTGCAGATGGCCGACATCGCCGCATCCTGCCAGGAGCTGCTGGACGCCCGCTCCCTCGGCCCCCCGGGCCCTGGCACCGTGGCCCTTGCCCAGCCGGCCGCCAGCTGCACCCCGGCCGCACCGCCCTACTACTGTGACATCAAGCAGGAGGCTGACGCCCCGGGCCTGCCCAAGATCTACGCCCGTGAGGGCCCTGACCCCTACTCGGTGCGCGTTGAGGACGGGGCTGGGGCCACAGGTGGCACGGTGCCTGCCACCATCGGGCCGGCTCAGCCCTTCttcaaggaggaggagaaggagggtggCGTCGAGGAGGCCAGCCGGCCCCCGGCCAGCTTGTGCAagctggagggtggggaggagctggaggaggatcTTGGGGGTTCCGGCACCTACGGTCACCGGGAGCAGTCCCAGATCATCGTGGAGGTGAACCTCAACAACCAGACGCTGCACGTGTCCACAGGGCCCGAGGGGAAGCCGGGCGCTGCCACAGGCCCGGCCACCATGGTGCTGGGCGGGGAGGAAGGGCTGCAGAGACactcggaggaggaggaggccgatgaggaggaggaggaggaagaggaggaggaagaggagggcggtggcagtggaggggaggaggaggaggaggaggaggaggaggagggcggcagccagggagaagaggacgaggaggaggaggaggaggggcacagCGAGCCAgaccaggaggaggagcaggaggaagggcaCAGCGAGCCGGACCAGGAGAgctcggaggaggaggaggagggggaggaggaggaggaggacgggggTGCGGGGGGCAGGCAGGGCCCGGGGGGCCGCGGTAGCGGGGCAGACCCCCCTCCCCACAGTCGCATGGCAACGCGGTCCGCCCGGCACCGGGGCCTCCCTGAGCCTGAGGAGGCTGGGCGGCAGGGTGGGAAGCGGCCAAAGCCACCTGCAGGAGTGGCTCCTGCCCCAGCCCGAGGGCCACAGGCAGCTGACGGTCTGGGGGCCAAGGTGAAGCTGGAGGAGAAGCAGCACCATCCGTGCCAGAAGTGCCCGCGTGTTTTCAACAACCGCTGGTACCTGGAGAAGCACATGAACGTGACCCACAGCCGCATGCAGATCTGCGACCAGTGCGGCAAGCGCTTCCTGCTAGAGAGCGAGCTGCTGCTGCACCGGCAGACAGACTGCGAGCGCAACATCCAG TGTGTGACGTGTGGCAAAGCTTTTAAGAAGCTCTGGTCCCTCCACGAGCACAATAAGATTGTGCACGGCTACGCAGAAAAGAAGTTCTCCTGTGAGATTTGTGAGAAGAAGTTCTACACCATGGCTCACGTGCGCAAGCACATGGTCG GTGCACTCACTGCAGCACTCCGGGGAGAAGCCGTTCAGATGCGAG AACTGCAACGAGCGTTTCCAGTACAAGTACCAGCTGCGGTCACACATGAGCATCCACATCGGCCACAAGCAGTTCATGTGCCAGTGGTGTGGCAAGGACTTCAACATGAAGCAGTACTTTGA
- the ZBTB47 gene encoding zinc finger and BTB domain-containing protein 47 isoform X2, with translation MLLVEKTTDSPAAEFSLVEDVALHFACLMGRLNEQRLFQPDLCDVDLVLVPQRSVFPAHKGVLAAYSQFFHSLFTQNKQLQRVELSLEALAPGGLQQILNFIYTSKLLVNAANVHEVLSAASLLQMADIAASCQELLDARSLGPPGPGTVALAQPAASCTPAAPPYYCDIKQEADAPGLPKIYAREGPDPYSVRVEDGAGATGGTVPATIGPAQPFFKEEEKEGGVEEASRPPASLCKLEGGEELEEDLGGSGTYGHREQSQIIVEVNLNNQTLHVSTGPEGKPGAATGPATMVLGGEEGLQRHSEEEEADEEEEEEEEEEEEGGGSGGEEEEEEEEEEGGSQGEEDEEEEEEGHSEPDQEEEQEEGHSEPDQESSEEEEEGEEEEEDGGAGGRQGPGGRGSGADPPPHSRMATRSARHRGLPEPEEAGRQGGKRPKPPAGVAPAPARGPQAADGLGAKVKLEEKQHHPCQKCPRVFNNRWYLEKHMNVTHSRMQICDQCGKRFLLESELLLHRQTDCERNIQCVTCGKAFKKLWSLHEHNKIVHGYAEKKFSCEICEKKFYTMAHVRKHMVGALTAALRGEAVQMRGAPRLAFASTPPCPGAPPHNCNERFQYKYQLRSHMSIHIGHKQFMCQWCGKDFNMKQYFDEHMKTHTGEKPYICEICGKSFTSRPNMKRHRRTHTGEKPYPCDVCGQRFRFSNMLKAHKEKCFRVSHPLAGGDSAPAAPGLPPAPLQALPLLPGLPQTLPPPPPLFPTAASPGGRLNTNN, from the exons ATG TTGCTGGTTGAGAAGACGACGGACTCACCGGCGGCCGAGTTCTCGCTGGTGGAGGACGTGGCACTGCACTTCGCCTGCTTGATGGGCCGCCTGAACGAGCAGCGCCTCTTCCAGCCTGACCTGTGTGACGTGGACCTGGTGCTGGTACCCCAGCGCAGCGTCTTCCCGGCCCACAAGGGCGTGCTGGCCGCCTACAGCCAGTTCTTCCACTCGCTCTTCACCCAGAACAAGCAGCTGCAGCGCGTGGAGCTGTCCCTGGAGGCGCTGGCGCCCGGCGGCCTGCAGCAGATCCTCAACTTCATCTACACGTCCAAGCTGCTGGTCAACGCGGCCAACGTCCACGAGGTGCTCAGCGCCGCCTCGCTGCTGCAGATGGCCGACATCGCCGCATCCTGCCAGGAGCTGCTGGACGCCCGCTCCCTCGGCCCCCCGGGCCCTGGCACCGTGGCCCTTGCCCAGCCGGCCGCCAGCTGCACCCCGGCCGCACCGCCCTACTACTGTGACATCAAGCAGGAGGCTGACGCCCCGGGCCTGCCCAAGATCTACGCCCGTGAGGGCCCTGACCCCTACTCGGTGCGCGTTGAGGACGGGGCTGGGGCCACAGGTGGCACGGTGCCTGCCACCATCGGGCCGGCTCAGCCCTTCttcaaggaggaggagaaggagggtggCGTCGAGGAGGCCAGCCGGCCCCCGGCCAGCTTGTGCAagctggagggtggggaggagctggaggaggatcTTGGGGGTTCCGGCACCTACGGTCACCGGGAGCAGTCCCAGATCATCGTGGAGGTGAACCTCAACAACCAGACGCTGCACGTGTCCACAGGGCCCGAGGGGAAGCCGGGCGCTGCCACAGGCCCGGCCACCATGGTGCTGGGCGGGGAGGAAGGGCTGCAGAGACactcggaggaggaggaggccgatgaggaggaggaggaggaagaggaggaggaagaggagggcggtggcagtggaggggaggaggaggaggaggaggaggaggaggagggcggcagccagggagaagaggacgaggaggaggaggaggaggggcacagCGAGCCAgaccaggaggaggagcaggaggaagggcaCAGCGAGCCGGACCAGGAGAgctcggaggaggaggaggagggggaggaggaggaggaggacgggggTGCGGGGGGCAGGCAGGGCCCGGGGGGCCGCGGTAGCGGGGCAGACCCCCCTCCCCACAGTCGCATGGCAACGCGGTCCGCCCGGCACCGGGGCCTCCCTGAGCCTGAGGAGGCTGGGCGGCAGGGTGGGAAGCGGCCAAAGCCACCTGCAGGAGTGGCTCCTGCCCCAGCCCGAGGGCCACAGGCAGCTGACGGTCTGGGGGCCAAGGTGAAGCTGGAGGAGAAGCAGCACCATCCGTGCCAGAAGTGCCCGCGTGTTTTCAACAACCGCTGGTACCTGGAGAAGCACATGAACGTGACCCACAGCCGCATGCAGATCTGCGACCAGTGCGGCAAGCGCTTCCTGCTAGAGAGCGAGCTGCTGCTGCACCGGCAGACAGACTGCGAGCGCAACATCCAG TGTGTGACGTGTGGCAAAGCTTTTAAGAAGCTCTGGTCCCTCCACGAGCACAATAAGATTGTGCACGGCTACGCAGAAAAGAAGTTCTCCTGTGAGATTTGTGAGAAGAAGTTCTACACCATGGCTCACGTGCGCAAGCACATGGTCG GTGCACTCACTGCAGCACTCCGGGGAGAAGCCGTTCAGATGCGAG GAGCACCTCGGCTGGCCTTTGCATCCACACCTCCTTGCCCAGGAGCCCCTCCCCAT AACTGCAACGAGCGTTTCCAGTACAAGTACCAGCTGCGGTCACACATGAGCATCCACATCGGCCACAAGCAGTTCATGTGCCAGTGGTGTGGCAAGGACTTCAACATGAAGCAGTACTTTGATGAGCACATGAAGACCCACACAG GGGAGAAGCCGTACATCTGCGAGATCTGCGGCAAGAGCTTCACCAGCCGGCCCAACATGAAGCGGCACCGGCGCACGCACACCGGCGAGAAGCCCTACCCCTGCGACGTGTGCGGCCAGCGCTTCCGCTTCTCCAACATGCTCAAGGCGCACAAGGAGAAGTGCTTCCGCGTCAGCCACCCCCTGGCCGGCGGCGACAGCGCCCCCGCAGCCCCGggcctgccccccgccccgctCCAGGCCCTCCCCCTGCTGCCCGGGCTGCCCCAGACCCTGCCTCCCCCGCCGCCGCTCTTCCCCACCGCTGCCAGCCCCGGCGGGAGGCTGAACACCAACAACTAA
- the ZBTB47 gene encoding zinc finger and BTB domain-containing protein 47 isoform X3 yields MGRLNEQRLFQPDLCDVDLVLVPQRSVFPAHKGVLAAYSQFFHSLFTQNKQLQRVELSLEALAPGGLQQILNFIYTSKLLVNAANVHEVLSAASLLQMADIAASCQELLDARSLGPPGPGTVALAQPAASCTPAAPPYYCDIKQEADAPGLPKIYAREGPDPYSVRVEDGAGATGGTVPATIGPAQPFFKEEEKEGGVEEASRPPASLCKLEGGEELEEDLGGSGTYGHREQSQIIVEVNLNNQTLHVSTGPEGKPGAATGPATMVLGGEEGLQRHSEEEEADEEEEEEEEEEEEGGGSGGEEEEEEEEEEGGSQGEEDEEEEEEGHSEPDQEEEQEEGHSEPDQESSEEEEEGEEEEEDGGAGGRQGPGGRGSGADPPPHSRMATRSARHRGLPEPEEAGRQGGKRPKPPAGVAPAPARGPQAADGLGAKVKLEEKQHHPCQKCPRVFNNRWYLEKHMNVTHSRMQICDQCGKRFLLESELLLHRQTDCERNIQCVTCGKAFKKLWSLHEHNKIVHGYAEKKFSCEICEKKFYTMAHVRKHMVAHTKDMPFTCETCGKSFKRSMSLKVHSLQHSGEKPFRCENCNERFQYKYQLRSHMSIHIGHKQFMCQWCGKDFNMKQYFDEHMKTHTGEKPYICEICGKSFTSRPNMKRHRRTHTGEKPYPCDVCGQRFRFSNMLKAHKEKCFRVSHPLAGGDSAPAAPGLPPAPLQALPLLPGLPQTLPPPPPLFPTAASPGGRLNTNN; encoded by the exons ATGGGCCGCCTGAACGAGCAGCGCCTCTTCCAGCCTGACCTGTGTGACGTGGACCTGGTGCTGGTACCCCAGCGCAGCGTCTTCCCGGCCCACAAGGGCGTGCTGGCCGCCTACAGCCAGTTCTTCCACTCGCTCTTCACCCAGAACAAGCAGCTGCAGCGCGTGGAGCTGTCCCTGGAGGCGCTGGCGCCCGGCGGCCTGCAGCAGATCCTCAACTTCATCTACACGTCCAAGCTGCTGGTCAACGCGGCCAACGTCCACGAGGTGCTCAGCGCCGCCTCGCTGCTGCAGATGGCCGACATCGCCGCATCCTGCCAGGAGCTGCTGGACGCCCGCTCCCTCGGCCCCCCGGGCCCTGGCACCGTGGCCCTTGCCCAGCCGGCCGCCAGCTGCACCCCGGCCGCACCGCCCTACTACTGTGACATCAAGCAGGAGGCTGACGCCCCGGGCCTGCCCAAGATCTACGCCCGTGAGGGCCCTGACCCCTACTCGGTGCGCGTTGAGGACGGGGCTGGGGCCACAGGTGGCACGGTGCCTGCCACCATCGGGCCGGCTCAGCCCTTCttcaaggaggaggagaaggagggtggCGTCGAGGAGGCCAGCCGGCCCCCGGCCAGCTTGTGCAagctggagggtggggaggagctggaggaggatcTTGGGGGTTCCGGCACCTACGGTCACCGGGAGCAGTCCCAGATCATCGTGGAGGTGAACCTCAACAACCAGACGCTGCACGTGTCCACAGGGCCCGAGGGGAAGCCGGGCGCTGCCACAGGCCCGGCCACCATGGTGCTGGGCGGGGAGGAAGGGCTGCAGAGACactcggaggaggaggaggccgatgaggaggaggaggaggaagaggaggaggaagaggagggcggtggcagtggaggggaggaggaggaggaggaggaggaggaggagggcggcagccagggagaagaggacgaggaggaggaggaggaggggcacagCGAGCCAgaccaggaggaggagcaggaggaagggcaCAGCGAGCCGGACCAGGAGAgctcggaggaggaggaggagggggaggaggaggaggaggacgggggTGCGGGGGGCAGGCAGGGCCCGGGGGGCCGCGGTAGCGGGGCAGACCCCCCTCCCCACAGTCGCATGGCAACGCGGTCCGCCCGGCACCGGGGCCTCCCTGAGCCTGAGGAGGCTGGGCGGCAGGGTGGGAAGCGGCCAAAGCCACCTGCAGGAGTGGCTCCTGCCCCAGCCCGAGGGCCACAGGCAGCTGACGGTCTGGGGGCCAAGGTGAAGCTGGAGGAGAAGCAGCACCATCCGTGCCAGAAGTGCCCGCGTGTTTTCAACAACCGCTGGTACCTGGAGAAGCACATGAACGTGACCCACAGCCGCATGCAGATCTGCGACCAGTGCGGCAAGCGCTTCCTGCTAGAGAGCGAGCTGCTGCTGCACCGGCAGACAGACTGCGAGCGCAACATCCAG TGTGTGACGTGTGGCAAAGCTTTTAAGAAGCTCTGGTCCCTCCACGAGCACAATAAGATTGTGCACGGCTACGCAGAAAAGAAGTTCTCCTGTGAGATTTGTGAGAAGAAGTTCTACACCATGGCTCACGTGCGCAAGCACATGGTCG CCCACACCAAGGACATGCCCTTCACCTGCGAGACCTGTGGGAAGTCCTTCAAACGCAGCATGTCTCTCAAGGTGCACTCACTGCAGCACTCCGGGGAGAAGCCGTTCAGATGCGAG AACTGCAACGAGCGTTTCCAGTACAAGTACCAGCTGCGGTCACACATGAGCATCCACATCGGCCACAAGCAGTTCATGTGCCAGTGGTGTGGCAAGGACTTCAACATGAAGCAGTACTTTGATGAGCACATGAAGACCCACACAG GGGAGAAGCCGTACATCTGCGAGATCTGCGGCAAGAGCTTCACCAGCCGGCCCAACATGAAGCGGCACCGGCGCACGCACACCGGCGAGAAGCCCTACCCCTGCGACGTGTGCGGCCAGCGCTTCCGCTTCTCCAACATGCTCAAGGCGCACAAGGAGAAGTGCTTCCGCGTCAGCCACCCCCTGGCCGGCGGCGACAGCGCCCCCGCAGCCCCGggcctgccccccgccccgctCCAGGCCCTCCCCCTGCTGCCCGGGCTGCCCCAGACCCTGCCTCCCCCGCCGCCGCTCTTCCCCACCGCTGCCAGCCCCGGCGGGAGGCTGAACACCAACAACTAA